The DNA sequence GTACGACAACGCCGCCACTCAGCCGATGAGCTGCGGAATCTCCTGCACGCCGAACCACAGCAGCTCGTGGTCCTCGGCCCCGTCCACGGTGAACCGCGCGTCGTCGTCGCCGAGGTCCGCCGCTCCCAGCGCCGCCGCCGCGGCGGCCACGTCCTTCTCCGCGTCGTCGGCGTCCACGTGCACCGCCGCCGCCTTGGCCAGCGGCAGCATGGCGGAGATCCGCACCTCGCCGAGCGATGCCGCGCTCAGCCCGTGATCGGGGTCGGCGACGGCGGCCCCGTCCGGTACGTCGACGGCCACGACGACCCGGCGGCGCGCCTCGTCCGGCTTCCCCGCGATCATCCGCAGCGAGGCGGCGGCGGCCCGGTTGAGCGCCGCGTACTCCAGCTCCTCGATGTCGTCGGAGACATACCACTCGCGCAGCCCGGGAGTCACCGCGTAGGCGGTCAGCGGTCCGGGGCCGACCTCGCCCGCACCGTGCGCCGCTGCGAGACCGGAGAGGGTCAGGGGGACGTACACGCGCATGGCAGGTCGCTTTCGTAGAGGGAAACGTTCTCAGGATACGTGGGAACGCCCCCTTTCGGGTTTCGGCAACCGGGGTCGTCCGTCCACGGCCGACGCCCCGTCACCCCCGCTGTCGCCCTTGTCCCGCAAGGGCCGAGCCACGGATAGGTGATTCCGCCCACGCCCGATCGGCGCCCGGAGGCCCCTTGCGTCGCTGACGACCGCACCCGTAGAAGATCCCCAACACAAGTTACCGTCCGGTAGAACCGGGCCCGGTCAACGGGGGCGACGATCATGAGCATGGACAGGACGAGGCCCGCCGGCCGACGCGACCAGGGTGGTCCCCGGACCGTTCCTCCGCAGCGGTCCCGCAGGCAGCAGCCCCACCGGCCGCAGCGCCCGCACCAGTGGTTCGCCGAGCGCCTGCTCGCCGTCCTCAGCGGCCAGCGCCCGGTGCACTGGATGCTCGGCCACACCATCGGCGAGGCCTACGACCAGCTCGCCGAACTGGCCCCGAGCACCCCACTGGGGGCCACCCGGGGCAGCCGCCCCGTCCTTCGCCACTGCCGCGGGGCGCAGCCCGCCACCGGCGTGGTCGAGGCGTTCGCCAGCATCACCGCGGGCGACCGGGTCCGGGCGATGGCCTTCCGCCTGGAACAGGGCGCCGACCATCGCTGGCGCTGCGCCGCGGTGGAACTGGGCGGCGAGCGCCTCACGGCCGGCCGCACCGGCCCCCGGTGATCCGGAAACCGCGGCAGGGGCCGGACACCCCCTGGTGTCCGGCCCCTGCCGCGGTACCGCTGGTGCTACTTCTTGCGGCGGCGGCCGCCGCCCTTCTGGGCCTTGCGGCGCTCCGCACGCGTCATGCCGTCGGCGGAACCGGACCGCGTGTCACCGGTGGCGTCGTCATTGGCGAAGTCACCCTCGACGACACCGCCCTCCCCGTCCACCGTGGGAGCGGAGAAGTGGAGCCGGTCCGGCCGCTGCGGGGCCTCCAGGCCCTTGGCGCGGATCTGCGGGACGGGAACGGCGCTCTCCTTGTCCAGCGAGGTGCGCTCGGCGCCGTCCTGCACCGGAACCTCCTCGACCTGCTGCTCGACCTGGACCTCCAGGTTGAACAGGTAGCCGACGGACTCCTCCTTGATGCCCTCCATCATGGCGTTGAACATGTCGAAGCCCTCGCGCTGGTACTCGACCAGCGGGTCCTTCTGCGCCATGGCCCGCAGGCCGATGCCCTCCTGGAGGTAGTCCATCTCGTAGAGGTGCTCGCGCCACTTGCGGTCGAGCACCGAGAGGACGACGCGCCGCTCCAGCTCACGCATGATGTCGGAGCCGAGCGTGTTCTCGCGCTCCTCGTACTGCTCGTGGATGTCGTTCTTGACCGACTCGGCGATGAACTCGGCGGTGACGCCGGCCAGGTCCCCGGCCGCCTCCTCCAGCTCCTCGACGGTGACCTTCACCGGGTAGAGCTGCTTGAAGGCGCCCCACAGCCGGTCCAGGTCCCACTCCTCGGCGAAGCCTTCGGCGGTCTCCTGCCGGATGTAGTCGTCGATCGTGTCGTCCATGAAGTGCCGGATCTGGTCCTGGAGGTCCTCGCCCTCCAGAACGCGGCGGCGCTCACCGTAGATGACCTCGCGCTGCCGGTTGAGCACCTCGTCGTACTTCAGGACGTTCTTACGCGTCTCGAAGTTCTGCTGCTCGACCTGCGACTGGGCGGAGGCGATGGCGCGGGTGACCATCTTGTTCTCGATCGGGACGTCGTCCGGAACGTTCGCCATCGACATGACGCGCTCGACCATCTGGGCCTTGAACAGGCGCATCAGGTCATCGCCGAGCGACAGGTAGAAACGGGACTCGCCCGGGTCGCCCTGACGGCCGGAACGGCCGCGCAGCTGGTTGTCGATACGGCGCGACTCATGCCGTTCGGTGCCCAGCACGTAGAGCCCGCCAAGCTCCTTGACCTCTTCGAACTCCGCCTTCACGGCCTGCTCGGCCGCCTCCAGCGCGGCGGGCAGCGCTGCCGCCCACTCCTCGACGTTCTCCACCGGGTCGAGGCCGCGCTGGCGCAGCTCCGCCTCGGCGAGGTCGTCAGGGTTGCCGCCGAGCTTGATGTCGGTGCCTCGGCCGGCCATGTTCGTCGCGACCGTGACGGCGCCCTTGCGGCCCGCCTGGGCGACGATCGTCGCCTCCCGGTCGTGCTGCTTGGCGTTGAGGACCTCGTGCTGGACACCGCGCTTGGAGAGCTGCTGGGAGAGGTACTCGGACTTCTCGACCGAGGTGGTGCCGACCAGGATCGGCTGGCCCTTCTCGTGCTTCTCGGCGATGTCGTCGACGACCGCGGCGAACTTGGCGACCTCGGTGCGGTAGATCAGGTCCGACTGGTCGGCGCGGACCATCGGCCGGTTCGTCGGGATCGGCACCACGCCGAGCTTGTAGATCTGGTGGAACTCGGCGGCCTCGGTCATCGCCGTACCGGTCATGCCGGAGAGCTTGTCGTAGAGGCGGAAGAAGTTCTGCAGGGTGATCGTGGCGAGGGTCTGGTTCTCGTCCTTGATGTCCACCCCTTCCTTCGCCTCGATCGCCTGGTGCATGCCCTCGTTGTAGCGGCGGCCGGCGAGGATACGGCCGGTGTGCTCGTCGACGATCATGACTTCGCCGTCGATGACGACGTAGTCCTTGTCCTTCTTGAACAGTTCCTTGGCCTTGATGGCGTTGTTCAGATAACCGACGAGCGGGGTGTTCACCGACTCGTAGAGGTTGTCGATGCCGAGCCAGTCCTCGACCTTGGCGACACCGGCCTCGTGGATGGCCACGGTCCGCTTCTTCTCGTCGACCTCGTAGTCGCCGGTCTCCTCGATGCCCTTGAGCTGGTTGCCCGCCTCACCCTTGGTGAGGCGCGTGACCAGCTTGGCGAAGTCGCCGTACCACTTGGTGGCCTGGTCGGCCGGGCCGGAGATGATCAGCGGCGTACGGGCCTCGTCGACGAGGATCGAGTCGACCTCGTCGACCACCGCGAAGTTGTGGCCGCGCTGGACGAGCTCGTCCTTGGACCACGCCATGTTGTCGCGGAGGTAGTCGAAGCCGAACTCGTTGTTCGTGCCGTACGTGATGTCGCAGGCGTACTGCTCACGGCGCTGGGCCGGCGTCATGTTGGCGACGATGCAGCCGACGCTCAGGCCGAGGAACTTGTGGACCCGGCCCATCATCTCGGAGTCACGCTCGGCGAGATAGTCGTTGACCGTGATCAGGTGCACGCCCTTGCCGGAGAGGGCGTTCAGATACGTGGGCAGGGTGCCGACGAGAGTCTTGCCCTCACCGGTCTTCATCTCGGCCACGTAGCCGAGGTGCAGGGCGGCTCCGCCCATCATCTGTACGTCGTAGTGGCGCTGTCCGAGGACGCGCTTCGCGGCCTCACGGATCGTGGCGAACGCTTCGGGAAGCAGGTCGTCCAGGCTCTCGCCGTCCGCGTACCGTTCCTTGTACTCGTCGGTGAGCGCCCGCAGCTCGGCGTCGGAGAGGTTGACGAAGTCCTCTTCGATGGAGCTGACCTGGTCCGCGATG is a window from the Streptomyces sp. MMBL 11-1 genome containing:
- a CDS encoding DUF6912 family protein yields the protein MRVYVPLTLSGLAAAHGAGEVGPGPLTAYAVTPGLREWYVSDDIEELEYAALNRAAAASLRMIAGKPDEARRRVVVAVDVPDGAAVADPDHGLSAASLGEVRISAMLPLAKAAAVHVDADDAEKDVAAAAAALGAADLGDDDARFTVDGAEDHELLWFGVQEIPQLIG
- a CDS encoding Rv3235 family protein; translated protein: MSMDRTRPAGRRDQGGPRTVPPQRSRRQQPHRPQRPHQWFAERLLAVLSGQRPVHWMLGHTIGEAYDQLAELAPSTPLGATRGSRPVLRHCRGAQPATGVVEAFASITAGDRVRAMAFRLEQGADHRWRCAAVELGGERLTAGRTGPR
- the secA gene encoding preprotein translocase subunit SecA: MSVFNKLMRAGEGKILRKLHRIADQVSSIEEDFVNLSDAELRALTDEYKERYADGESLDDLLPEAFATIREAAKRVLGQRHYDVQMMGGAALHLGYVAEMKTGEGKTLVGTLPTYLNALSGKGVHLITVNDYLAERDSEMMGRVHKFLGLSVGCIVANMTPAQRREQYACDITYGTNNEFGFDYLRDNMAWSKDELVQRGHNFAVVDEVDSILVDEARTPLIISGPADQATKWYGDFAKLVTRLTKGEAGNQLKGIEETGDYEVDEKKRTVAIHEAGVAKVEDWLGIDNLYESVNTPLVGYLNNAIKAKELFKKDKDYVVIDGEVMIVDEHTGRILAGRRYNEGMHQAIEAKEGVDIKDENQTLATITLQNFFRLYDKLSGMTGTAMTEAAEFHQIYKLGVVPIPTNRPMVRADQSDLIYRTEVAKFAAVVDDIAEKHEKGQPILVGTTSVEKSEYLSQQLSKRGVQHEVLNAKQHDREATIVAQAGRKGAVTVATNMAGRGTDIKLGGNPDDLAEAELRQRGLDPVENVEEWAAALPAALEAAEQAVKAEFEEVKELGGLYVLGTERHESRRIDNQLRGRSGRQGDPGESRFYLSLGDDLMRLFKAQMVERVMSMANVPDDVPIENKMVTRAIASAQSQVEQQNFETRKNVLKYDEVLNRQREVIYGERRRVLEGEDLQDQIRHFMDDTIDDYIRQETAEGFAEEWDLDRLWGAFKQLYPVKVTVEELEEAAGDLAGVTAEFIAESVKNDIHEQYEERENTLGSDIMRELERRVVLSVLDRKWREHLYEMDYLQEGIGLRAMAQKDPLVEYQREGFDMFNAMMEGIKEESVGYLFNLEVQVEQQVEEVPVQDGAERTSLDKESAVPVPQIRAKGLEAPQRPDRLHFSAPTVDGEGGVVEGDFANDDATGDTRSGSADGMTRAERRKAQKGGGRRRKK